Proteins encoded in a region of the Hippopotamus amphibius kiboko isolate mHipAmp2 chromosome 11, mHipAmp2.hap2, whole genome shotgun sequence genome:
- the ZNF391 gene encoding zinc finger protein 391: MESLQRNTAQHPMNEEACKSEGQLSRQTKCSIQKKSSFEKTALRKMSMTLKEIFTRERGPESSEFSLSSKLNTQQKIPKGTRSPISRKNSKDNSDLIKHQKLFMQRKPCKCSECGKAFSYQSDLIVHSRIHGGEKPFECNECGKTFSRSTHLIEHQRTHTGEKPYECSECGKAFSRSTHLSLHQRIHTGEKPYECSQCGKAFSRSTNLSQHQRTHTQEKPYKCNECGKAFSDRSTIIQHQRIHTGENPYECSECGKAFSWISSLIEHQRTHTGENPYECSDCGKVFSRSSSLVEHQRIHTGEKPHECTVCGKGFSRSSSLIIHQRTHTGEKPYKCNNCGKAFSQSSSLIRHQQLHTKE; encoded by the coding sequence ATGGAAAGTCTCCAAAGGAATACTGCCCAACATCCTATGAATGAAGAAGCTTGTAAAAGTGAGGGCCAGTTATCAAGGCAGACAAAATGTTCTATACAGAAGaaatcttcttttgaaaaaacaGCACTCAGAAAAATGTCAATGACCCTCAAGGAAATTTTCACTAGGGAGAGAGGCCCTGAATCCAGTGAATTTAGTCTAAGCTCAAAACTTAATACACAGCAGAAAATTCCAAAGGGAACTAGGTCCCCCATATCTAGGAAAAACTCCAAAGATAATTCAGACTTAATTAAACACCAAAAACTCTTTATGCAAAGGAAACCTTGTAAATGCAGTGAGTGTGGTAAAGCCTTTAGTTACCAATCAGACCTTATTGTCCACAGTAGAATTCATGGTGGAGAAAAGCCTTTTGAatgcaatgaatgtgggaaaacttTTAGCCGAAGTACACACCTTATTGAACATCAAAGAACTCACACcggagagaaaccttatgaatgtagtgaatgtggaaaagcttttagccgGAGTACACACCTTAGTCTACATCAGAGGattcatactggagaaaaaccatatgaatgTAGTcaatgtggaaaagcctttagCCGAAGCACTAACCTTAGTCAACATCAGCGAACTCATACCCAAGAAAAACcttataaatgtaatgaatgtgggaaagccttcagtgaCCGTTCAACCATAATTCAGCATCAACGAATACACACTGGAGAGAATCCCTAtgaatgcagtgaatgtggaaaagctttcagttgGATCTCATCCCTTATTGAACATCAGAGAACACACACTGGGGAGAACCCCTACGAGTGCAGTGACTGTGGGAAAGTGTTCAGTCGGAGCTCATCCCTTGTTGAACATCAGAGAATacacactggagaaaagcctCATGAGTGTACAGTCTGTGGAAAGGGCTTCAGTCGGAGCTCCTCCCTTATTATTCACCAGAGAACTCATACCGGAGAGAAGCCTTACAAGTGTAATAACTGTGGAAAAGCCTTTAGTCAGAGTTCATCTCTCATCAGACATCAGCAACTTCACACTAAAGAGTAA